The Sulfitobacter sp. SK011 genome has a window encoding:
- a CDS encoding YcjX family protein: protein MVISRIADGIWRQVEAVQDTVSETFFEPVIRLGVTGLARSGKTVFITSLVANLLDRGRMPGLLAASEGRIEAAFLQPQPDDTIPRFDYEAHLGALTGPTPHWPDSTRAISELRLSLKVRPNGLLAGLQGPRTIHLDIVDYPGEWLLDLALMDISYTNWSAQVLGRIETREEAAEYRALVAKTDPQTKLEETDAKSLAASFAAYLQRARASGYSDCTPGRFLLPGDLAGSPVLTFAPLPGADTGPRGSLIREMARRFEAYKRQVVLPFFRDHFARIDRQVVLVDALGAINQGPRAVEDLRTAMAEILAAFRPGRNGFLSSLLGGKRVEKILFAATKADHLHHVQHPRLTAIMEALTREARDRAQYAGAGTAAMAIASLRATTEATMNHDGETLEVVRGTLLETGKEAAFYPGDLPQDPAHLLNPASKGAEKWLDQDYQVMRFAPAPLNLKPGDGPPHIRLDRVAEFLIGDRL from the coding sequence TTGGTTATCTCACGCATTGCCGATGGCATCTGGCGGCAGGTTGAGGCGGTGCAGGACACCGTGTCAGAGACCTTTTTCGAGCCGGTGATCCGGTTGGGCGTGACCGGGCTTGCGCGGTCCGGCAAGACGGTCTTTATTACTTCGCTTGTAGCAAACCTGCTGGACCGGGGGCGGATGCCGGGGCTTTTGGCCGCATCCGAGGGCCGGATTGAGGCCGCGTTTTTACAGCCACAGCCCGATGACACCATCCCACGCTTTGATTATGAGGCGCATCTGGGGGCGCTGACCGGTCCAACGCCACATTGGCCCGACAGCACACGGGCCATTTCGGAACTGCGATTATCGCTCAAGGTGCGGCCCAATGGGTTGCTCGCGGGCCTGCAGGGGCCGCGCACCATTCACCTTGATATCGTGGACTACCCCGGCGAATGGCTGCTTGATCTTGCGCTTATGGACATCAGTTATACCAACTGGTCAGCGCAGGTTCTGGGGCGCATTGAGACCCGTGAAGAGGCGGCCGAGTATCGTGCGTTGGTTGCCAAAACGGACCCGCAAACCAAGCTGGAAGAAACGGACGCCAAATCATTGGCCGCATCCTTTGCCGCGTATCTGCAAAGGGCGCGGGCCAGTGGGTACTCCGATTGCACACCGGGGCGGTTTTTATTGCCCGGTGATCTGGCAGGATCGCCGGTCCTGACCTTTGCACCGCTTCCCGGGGCCGATACCGGGCCGCGCGGGTCGCTGATCCGGGAAATGGCGCGCCGGTTTGAGGCGTATAAGCGACAGGTCGTTTTGCCGTTTTTCCGGGACCATTTTGCGCGCATCGACCGTCAGGTGGTGCTGGTTGACGCATTGGGTGCCATCAATCAGGGTCCACGTGCGGTCGAGGATCTGCGCACTGCAATGGCCGAGATTCTTGCGGCGTTTCGGCCTGGTCGCAATGGATTTCTGAGCAGTCTTTTGGGGGGCAAGAGGGTTGAGAAAATCCTGTTTGCGGCCACCAAGGCGGATCATTTGCATCATGTACAGCACCCGCGCCTGACCGCGATCATGGAGGCATTGACCCGTGAGGCCCGCGACCGGGCGCAATACGCAGGTGCAGGCACCGCAGCGATGGCAATTGCATCGTTGCGTGCAACGACCGAGGCCACGATGAACCATGACGGCGAGACATTGGAGGTGGTGCGCGGCACCCTGCTTGAGACCGGCAAAGAGGCTGCTTTTTATCCCGGTGATTTGCCGCAAGACCCTGCACATCTACTTAATCCGGCGAGCAAGGGTGCGGAAAAATGGCTGGATCAGGATTATCAGGTGATGCGCTTTGCCCCGGCTCCCCTGAACCTCAAGCCCGGTGACGGACCGCCGCATATCCGGCTGGACCGGGTGGCGGAATTTTTGATTGGGGATCGGTTGTGA
- a CDS encoding GNAT family N-acetyltransferase, whose protein sequence is MIQLRAARTTDAGTVGAILSEFAETTSWMPSLHTRAEDIAHAGHLIDLGWVTVAERDGCVVGFIASDGTEIDALYVTRSVRGQGVGSVLLNDARSKATHLSLWTFQANVRACAFYERHGFVEVARTDGSNTDEKLPDVRFEWKVEAA, encoded by the coding sequence GTGATCCAGCTGCGCGCGGCACGCACGACAGACGCTGGCACCGTCGGCGCGATATTGTCGGAATTTGCGGAGACAACCAGCTGGATGCCGAGCCTGCATACGCGGGCCGAAGACATCGCGCATGCCGGCCATTTGATTGACCTGGGTTGGGTGACGGTGGCCGAACGCGACGGGTGTGTGGTGGGGTTCATTGCCAGCGATGGCACCGAGATTGATGCGCTTTATGTGACCCGAAGCGTCAGGGGACAAGGTGTTGGATCGGTGCTTCTCAATGACGCACGGTCCAAGGCGACGCATCTGAGCCTTTGGACGTTTCAGGCCAATGTGCGGGCGTGCGCGTTTTATGAACGACATGGGTTTGTCGAGGTGGCCCGCACCGATGGCAGCAATACGGATGAAAAACTGCCCGATGTGCGGTTTGAATGGAAAGTGGAGGCCGCGTGA